acagaattgctagtcctaaaataaaatataattagttACGTAAGAAGTGACTGTAAACTGTATAACATATATAGATAAACTCTTAGCATTAAGCAGCCGGTGCGCTGATATTGTCGTACAGATAAAACCAACACAAGAACCAATTAAGGCGGGGATTATGCGCGAGGCGCAAAAGGAACACAAACGAATGTCACCACACACATCGGGTGTTTTTATTGCATAACAGGAAGCTATAATTTGGgttgaaatttgtttcagcGGCGAGACCTGATTGCTCGCAATGCTCCTGCAAAAGCTGTGATTCTAACCATCCCTGCTTGTTCAGTCCTCCTGTGGCGACAGCTTGCAACTTTCCTTACCACGAGTTCTGTACCTTGCAAGACATTAACCGAGAAGTGTCTGGACCAAACCGTACGTCCTTGTTTAGGCTTCTTCGCTTTTATATGCTGTTTAAATACCGCATCGAAAGCTAATTCCCAGGATAAACTGTACGGTTGGTGTTTTTATAGGTTCAGTAGGAGTCTACCCTAAGAGCATAAAGCGTGGGTGTAGTTACAAAGGCATCGGTGACACATGCCAAGTGAGCAGCCAAGGAGCAACCGAAaccaaaatttgcaacaaaacatGCTCAGTTGATGGCTGCAATCTAGGTATGACGTAAGATTTGCAAGTTTATATGGTTTAAAACAACGCTTTAAATTACTGGGACAACATCCCACGATATTTGTCAAAAGATTAACCCACGatgaattttgtttaactACGTGTGTTTACTTAGGGGTGGCGTCTAAAGCTTTGTGGCATTCTCTTCTGCTGACCGCCATTACCTCGTTGGTATGCCTTTGTCGCTACTAGAATACTCCAAGCAAACACATCCTGTACAAGACAcactttaatcatttttgaaatgcataattaatgcattttttgtcGCTTTTGGGTGATGTTGTTATCAGTCATGATACAAGTTAATGCAATCACAAGCTTGTAATGCATTGGGTATTttaatgtgaaaataaaatttccgTGAGCTATTTCATTTTATGAATATTCTAATTGTTgacattttgcattttttggagATTCCTTTGCAGTTTGTGTCAATTTTCTCAAGTTTCGATGAGTTTTCTCAGACATATTATGACTTATAACAACAACGTATAGTTGtaattttcttgtatttgtgataactgttaataaaaatttgtgtaaTATCAAACGATATCACATTACTGAATATTAAACGATATCGTTGAAGAATAGTTAAAGTTTGTGAAAAGATATAAAAGTCAATGCAAGCAAATGCTTCTAATGAATTGGGTGTTTCAACatataaaatgataaatttaaGACATTAGTCTTTAAATAGAAGTACAGGCGGTCATCGAAGGTTTCGCTTCTATTGTTACCAAGTGTTCAAACAAGCTAAGGCAGGAGAGCTATCTGCTTTATTTGCTTAACAAAACAGAATATTTTGTTCTTTTGGAAATTTCCATTTTacatttattcaaataaaGCAACTAACTTATCATAAACCTACAAACAATGAACAATGAACAACGAACAACGAACAATGAACAATGAACAATGAACAATGAACGATGAACGATGAACGATGAACAATGAACCAATGGATTTTGCTGAATGCTTGGGGATTTACAGAGTCATGAATATATAATTTGAAGTGTTTATAGTAACTGAATGTCGCAAAACTAATCCTGGGAATAGCGAAGAAATACATGGtagcaaaaaaatttgttactgACAAAATTGAAAAGCACCATTGCCTTATAGAACATGTAAACTGGGCTGTAAAAGTGCgaaatttcttattttttccCTATTTAGTGAATAAGTGTTTAGAAAACGAGATGTACTGACTATAAAATTTCTTGCTTGTTCATTGTCATCGTCAGtcaaacagttttaaaatatcttgTGGTGGTAACATCGTGGTAATTCCCATCAACCCTATCCAAACCGGGTGCGTACCATTACCATTTTagctaggtgtggccgacaccgcacacaaattttcaatcgttaattactcgaaaactatacgtcgtaaactgatcggatttttacaggttagtagcaaaaacatctagcttcctgtatacatcataattgttaaactgaagaaagtgcatttagtgtaaattaagtatttctacaagtgatacatttctagaagtttttcttgttacgccgcgcccttgctgtgcagaaaaccagctgaccgcgagaagagaacacaagagaacagttgttcgagttagtggtgcataaatgagtaaacgaaaacgatacgcttcaatgcggagagataGCAAAATTATGAGAAaatgacaatatctcaaaaattacaaaattaaactttacaaaacaaacatggacagatagctgaacattttttaggaaaagtcaccaaatttcaagtttctacagcaaacaatgcaactgtacgccacgttttgctgtgactgtgtgcagggtcggccacacctagtgtAAATAGAGTTAAACTACTGTACATTGCCTTGATAAGTTAAGCGGTATTATTGATCTGTTAAGCATTTTTGTGACTAACATCATCAAGCGGTTTAGCATAAAATCTATTTGATGTTGATGGAGtttgtgaaaatataaaacacaaacagaGTAAAAGGAGAAAAATGTTAACAGTCGCGAACCGTATACGCACAATGAAGACAAAATGCTTAAGTAGTTAAGAGAATGCTTAAGTGAATGCATCTTGACTCTTGCatcaacaaaaagttttgtccaaaattttgcttttttaccTTTTCATCGTAACTTGCCATGCTGTCGATTCATTCACAGCTGACCCTGACTACATGCTCATCAGCGTTGAACGTTCTTGCGCCACTTCACCTCTCACCACCCAATGTACGTCAAGTTCCGTTGGCTCATCCAGCCAAGCAAAGCCCCGGCCAAGCAGTTGAATGGTTGTTTTAACATGACCTTGTTTTTGTAACTGCAGTTCAACGGAAGCCATGGTTATATAACACACTTTTTCTTCCGGttttaatttgatgttttcgGCTAAAGAGCTATCGATAAAATCTatcgaaaaaaattaaagaaaaaagcgCCGAAGTCTAACAAGGCTTTAACAGGTCGGCCTTTAATGACAGCGTTGACGACTGTACGCTGGAGGCAGCCGGGAGCCCCCGCAACAAATATGATCCCAGATGTTTTTGTGGCGATGGCAGAATAATTCACTTGATTCCTCACAACAGGCCGCTGAAGAAGTTTTTAGGAAAGAGCGATTACTGCGGCAGACATTTGAAAAATGGCCTCTTTTTCCGCAATTGTGACATTCTCGATCACGGACCGGACAATGATTACAACTATGAAGCGGTCCGCCACAGTAAAAGCAAGTCTTCTGAGTTCTCAATTTACGCACTTTCTGAGCGACAGCTAATGATCCTCCAGTTTGTAGTGTACTTTCTCTAGGTGTCACAGCGTGCAACGTTGATTGGGCCGAGGCCACCAGGCCAGGGCCGCTACTACCAGCGCCCATTGAGCTCGCTCTAAGTTGTCGGTTAAATTGACCGCTCGTTGTAGTTCGACATCATCTCTCTCCAACAGGCGTTGACGTATGAGCGAAGAACTCACGCCATTAATGAAAGAGTCCCGTATAAGTTCGTCGCGGTACTTACTCGCTGTGACTGCTTCAAAAGTACAATCCTTAGCGATTACCTTTAAGGGCACGAAGGTACTCCAGGACAATTTCCCCGTGGTTTAGCTGCCGACTGACCAGTAGATGCCAAGCGTAGACATTATTTCTTGGTCGAATGTACAACTTTTTCAAAAGAGTTACAATACTCTCGTAGCTATCACCTTCTTCTACATAGGAGAAAACTTCGCGCGAAAGACAGCTTCGAACAattcttgttttgtttatagcGGGCGATGCGTAGGGCGTAGCTCTTCCAGTGTAGCAATGTAGTCTTCGACCGTCTGTAACCAATACTTGAAAACTTTAGGAGCGTCGACGGTATCCGGGCTAACCGTGAGATCTTTCGGTCGAAGTAAAAGCTTGTCCATGACCAGCTCGTCTTAttctgttttaataaattgtcatgACCTTTGAACTCAAATATGAAATCCAAGTAACTAAGTCTTTATTAAAACAGAATTGCTAgtcctaaaataaaatataattatttacGTAAGACGTGACTGTAAACTATataacaggggtgggcaaatttcttcaatgaaagagtcgcttgcggaaaaatataaacaccagcgagccgcaaaatcagtaatgattgtcaatttggttattatactattagtagtcattttgggatattactttttaactaaaagacccataaaaacatgttggtgaggtgcattttgacaacctttgccatagagtatagaatctatacctgaaaacaatgtcggaatcgatgtctagtgttacgtcataaacgaaatcctggcctaaataaagaaaaactacacagaaactttcataaacggtactcttggtagcctttacattttttggaattttacgattcgactagaagagccacaaaaaacatgccggagagtcgcatgcggctcgcgagccgcagtttgcccacgtctgcTATATAACACTTATATACTGTAGATAAACTCTTAGCATTAAGCAGCCAATCAGTCTAAACTACGCTTACTAACACAAGAACCAATTAAGACGGCGTGATTATGTGCGAGGCAGAAAAGGAAGACAAACGAATGTCACCACACACATCAGgtatttttattgcatcacaCGAATCTATAATATCGGTTGAAATTTGTTGCAGCGGCGAGGCCTGATTGCTCGCAATGCTCCTGCACCAGCTGTATTTCCAACCATCCCTGTCTATTCAGTCCTCCTGTGGCGACAGTTTGCAATTTTCCTTACCACGAGTTCTGTACCTTGCAAGACATTGACCGAGCAGTGTCTGGAACAATCAGTACGTTCTTGTTTGTGCTTCTTCGCTTATATGTGCTGTTTAAATACCGCATCGAAGGCAAATTCCCAGGATAAACTGTACGGTTGGTGTTTCCATAGGTTCAGTAGAGGGCTACCCTAGGAGCATAATGCGTGGGTGTAGTTACAAGGGAATCGGCGACACATGCCAAGTGAGTAGCCAAGGATCAACCGAAAGTTGCAACAAAACTTGCTCAGTTGATGGCTGCAATCTAGGTATGACGTAAGATTTGCAAGTTTATATGGTTTAAAACAACGCTTTAAAATAGCGGGACAACATCCCACGATATTTGTCAAAAGATTAACCTACTatgaattttgtttaactAAGTGTGTTTACTTAGGTGATGTAAATGGGGTGGCGTCTAAAGCTTTGTGGCATCCTCTTCTGCTGACCGCCATTGGCTCGTTGGTGTGCCTTTGCCGCCACTAGAATACTCCAAGCATATTAATCCTGTACAAAATACACTTTAATCTGCATTTTTGTCGCTTTTGGGTGATGTTGTTATCAGTCTTGATACAAGTTAATGCAAGCATAAGCTTCTAATGAATTAGGTGTttcaaagtgaaaataaaatctCCATGAGCTATttcattttacaaatattCTAATTAttgacattttgcaatttttttggaaattccTTTGCAGCTTGTATCAATTTTCACAAGTTTAAATGAGAACTCAGACATCTTATAACTACAATGTgcagttttaattttcttgcGTTTTTGATAACTGTTATTAAAAACTTGTATAATATCAAACGATATCACATTGCTGAATCTATCGTTGAAGAATagttaaaatttgtgaaaagaTATAAAATGGTAAATTTAAGAGAGTAGCCTATAAAACTGCAGTACAGGTGGTCATTAAAGGTTTCGGTTCTATTGTTACCACGTGTTCAAACAAGCAAAGGCAGGAGAGCTATCTGCTTTATTTGCTTAACAAAACAGAATATTTTGTTCTTTTGGAAATTTCCATTTTacatttattcaaataaagtAACTAACTTATCATAAACCTACAAACAATGAACAATGAGCAAATGATTTTGCTGAATGCTTGGCGATTTACAGAttcatgaatataaaatttgaagtgttttaatgaaaaaacaaatttatagtAACTGAATGTTGCAAAACTAATCCTGGGAATAGCGAAGAAATACATGGtagcaaaaaattttgttactgACAAAATTGAAAAGCACCATTGCGTTATAGAACATGTAAACTGGGCTGTAAAAGTGCGAAATTTCTTATTTTCTTCTATTTAGTGAATAAGTGTTTAGAAAACGAGATGTACTTACATTACCTTTACAAGTTAAATATTAAGCGGTATTATTGATCCGTTAAGCATTTTTGTGACTAACATCATCAAGCGGTTTAGCATAAAATCCATTTGATGTTGATGCAGTTTGTGAAAATATATAACAAAAACTGAGTAAAAGGAGAAAAATGTTAACAGTCGCGAACCGTATACGCAGAATGAAGACAAAAAGCTTAAGCAGTaaatagcattttatttttcaggcGCTTCGTTCAATGAAATTTGTCCTATCGATCAAAGCTTTTgatgaataaaatattttctaatgtTTTCGCTTTTAGTCTCCATTCTTCCCATAAAACAGAAACGATACTCGACCATTTATCAACAGCCtgtttaaacaataaaatattgaaatgcgGTTTGCTTTCTGTGTTATAAAAGGCAGATGTTTTATTCTTCCTACAAATGcgtgttttaatatttactctGACATTTCGTGCTTTTACAATCTTGGGTATAACTAAGTCGCAAATCTCTGCAGCATGATCATTTCTATGACGTTCTTCTTGAGTAAGCAAGTGTAAGTGCCTTTCATGATAACAATGGCTCAGGACTTGAAATAAATCAGTtgttcataaaatgttaactCTTGATATCTTAACTGAATCTATGATTGGCTTTGAGGAAAAAGTGTATCTGATTTTATGCTGTTtcagttgtaaatttttaatatagCCCAAAATATTAGCAAGGGATTCGTATAAACCAAAAATACTCTCGAACTATTCTAGGTAGTAGATCTTATACAttcagttataaaaataaaaatcgaaAAGAAAATTATCGCAATCGCCGGTATGTTGGAGATTTCTTGGAGAAGTTGGACAATTATCTTCGTTGTTTCTGCGACTTTCTTTGGATGCCAGGGTGAATGATATTTCCGTACATTCAAAGCTGACCGAAAAATACTTATTTAGCTTAAAATATTGAaagtattattttaaattacaatttagtttcaaaatttttacttttgttttcatttaagactttttgattctttttggCAGGAGAAGGTGTTACTGAATGCCTCACGTGCACCTGGACACCCAGCAGCCCTGATATGAACTGCTATGACCCATCTTCTGCGACCTCATCTACAGCCAGAGATTGCTACACGCATCCCAGTTCCAACAACGTTTGCCAAACAACTTTCACCTTAGAAGATGGTCGGTTTGTGTGTTGTGTGTGGAGATCGCAATTCCAAGATTTTGttcacattttatttttattttaaaaacccGGCAAATTTTCAGGAATCGTTGCCTATATTAGGAGAGGTTGTGAAATGGCAGATGGGAATCAAGATTTTTCAGAGAAGTGCGTGACGTCATACGGTCTTTACACTGATAACGTGGAGACGACCGCGTGCTATTTCAGTTGCAACACATCTAACAACTGTAGCGCTGTAACACCACGTGAGAAAATATACAACGGCGGTCGTAAATATATGGACTTCGTATatgtaaaattattatttactcacaTTTGTCAATCGCAGAAAAAATGATACCTTGTGACGTCAACTGCGGTCTCAACGGCGAGTGTGATTACATCACCGGAAGTTGCGTATGTATGGATGGATATTCCGGAAGCACGTGTTCAACAGGTGAACAACTATTAAGGAAAGCAAGTTAGACGTTTTCAAGTTAGTTAgcttagttagttagttagcaAGTTAGTTTAATTAAGATTTTGTCGAATTAATTTTACTCAGCGGAACCTCCTGTGACTGAATTCCTAAGTTGCCACCAATGTGACGACGAGTCAGGCAGTTGTGCCATGAGCAATGAACCAAAAAAGTGTCAAGATCAGAGTCAAAAATATTGTTCGGTTTCCAGGACAACAACATTCGATGAAAGTGCGTCAGTTTaggctttttaaatttttacttcgcGAAAACTCGGTTTTGTGGGTGATTGTGATTGCATTCATGTTCTCTATACTTTCAACTTTATTTTGATCAGCTTGGAGATAAAATGCCTGTTTTATGGAGATTTGAAAGCTGCTTGTTCTGTTTGTCAGTTTCCATTATTCTTATGTTCGTTAACATTCATTTATGTGAGTTTAAATTTATGAACAAACTTTCATTTACcttggtttttaatttttgtgttttagaTGGGAAATCaattcgtgacgtcataacgcGAAGTTGCACAACTGATTACGTAGCAGGTGACGAATGTTTCATCTCCAGTAGAGGGAGTGATGATATTCTATCCGGAGTCGAATACACTTGCATCTCGACTTGTGATAAAGACGGGTGCAATACCGGAACTCGTAAGTAAGCGGTGAAATAGTAAAACAAGTTGTCAAATTGCAAGTTATGAAATTATACATTATCGCCATGTTTAATTTTACGAAAGTTGTAACCATAATGTGACTAAATCAGTGAAGCACTAATCTTtagttgttttaattgttaGTATCTTTATTTTCgtaaaactttttacaaaagctGGCATTTGCAATGAACAGATAAACGTCGAGTTATCTGTCTATCAAACCCActaaacaatttcaatttctGTGCGAACAATGTTTCATTTCAATATTCTCAGCTGATGGATATCTTCAAGGAAACGATCCAGACCGTCCATTGAGTTGTGTCGTTTGTTCATTGAATGATGACTCAAGTTGTGCTATCAGCACAACAATCTCGTTTTGTCCATCATCGTCCACCCATTGTCAGTCGATTGTGACGTATTATAAGTCAGACAAAGCCGACTTACGATCTGGTGGTAAGTGGAAAACtctttaaaattgtttgcaatgATTTGAAACCGACAAAGTCAGTGTTTTCCGAATGATGAGAATCGAATCAATATTAAATAACGCTTAACATATCACATATGgagaaaaaatgttgtaaacCTTAGGAAATAGAAGCATTCAAATAGTGAAAGCTGTTATATAATCTATCCAATCACGTGAAATACAGCCACGTCATCCAATGTTTCTAAGACGTTGTCATAATGTCGTTATAACCGTCATACTGTCGATTCATTCACAGTCGACCCTGACTACATGCTCATCAGCGTTGAACGTTCTTGCACCACGTCACCTCTCACCACCCAATGCACGTCAAGTTCCGTTGGCTCATCCAGTTTAGTAAAAGTCACGTGTCAGGAAAGTTGCCAGGGCGATGGATGCAACAGTGGATGGCGTAAGTGAAGcagaaatagaaaaatttacCTTGAAGTAGATTATGTTGTTTTAGGTGAATGACATTTTCACGttggttttaactttttcagcCACGAGGCCCAAATGTTCTCAATGTCAATGTCCAAATCATCCCACTGATCTGTGTGAATCGACCGATGCTTGTTATTTCAGTCCTCCTCAGCCGGAGTCTTGTGACTTTCCGTACCATGAGTTCTGTATTGTACAAGACATTAATCATTCTGTATTGGACGGAACAAGTTAGTAAAATGCGTGCAAAAGGGATGGTTTTATGCGAGTTAACTTTAACGTAAAATTGGATTAGTTCTATGCGTTTAGCTTTTTGAAAATGGTAAGTTGATAAATAGTTGgctttgcttttttgtatttcggCAATAACCATTCAAAGATTTGATGGTCGTTTCAGGCTTTGTTGATGGTTACCCTAGGAGCATAATACGTGGGTGCAGTTACAAGGGAATTGGAAACGATTGTAGTAGTGAGGGACAAATTGAAAGTTGCAACAAAACCTGCTCAGTTGATGGCTGCAATCAAGGTATAAAGAgaggttttaaagttaaaatgtaGAACTTCCATAACAAAAACTAcattatttctgttttatttcacattttaggTAACGGCGGAACATTCCAAGCGTCGTTTTCGTATTCTTTGTCGGTCGTCGTTAGTTTGGTTTCGTTTGTTTGTCGTCACTATTAGCTTTGTTACGCTGATGACGTGATAAAAATTAACCTACAAATACGATTAATTTTAAGAAGTGGAAAACGTTTAATCACGTTTTGTCTGATGTACTCAATTGTTTCATTAATTGCTCCAACTTAGACaaattattaattttcaaGTTATACTTCGTCACTgaacaatttcataaaatgatATTGCTCCAAGTGAATTTGacttgtttttaatttgtagctttaaaagcaaataattttaGGAAAAAAGCTGTGTTTGAGAAACCGAATTGTCCGTAGATTTTAGCAGCTTACtgtcaaaaatgaaaaaacatgaCTCTAGGCAAGACTTTCATGTTTGATTTGAATTCTTAAACATGACGTAATTCCCTTGTTGGTCAACAATAACCTCATGGTATAGAAAAATCC
Above is a window of Clavelina lepadiformis chromosome 8, kaClaLepa1.1, whole genome shotgun sequence DNA encoding:
- the LOC143468421 gene encoding uncharacterized protein LOC143468421; this translates as MLEISWRSWTIIFVVSATFFGCQGEGVTECLTCTWTPSSPDMNCYDPSSATSSTARDCYTHPSSNNVCQTTFTLEDGIVAYIRRGCEMADGNQDFSEKCVTSYGLYTDNVETTACYFSCNTSNNCSAVTPQKMIPCDVNCGLNGECDYITGSCVCMDGYSGSTCSTAEPPVTEFLSCHQCDDESGSCAMSNEPKKCQDQSQKYCSVSRTTTFDENGKSIRDVITRSCTTDYVAGDECFISSRGSDDILSGVEYTCISTCDKDGCNTGTPDGYLQGNDPDRPLSCVVCSLNDDSSCAISTTISFCPSSSTHCQSIVTYYKSDKADLRSGVDPDYMLISVERSCTTSPLTTQCTSSSVGSSSLVKVTCQESCQGDGCNSGWPTRPKCSQCQCPNHPTDLCESTDACYFSPPQPESCDFPYHEFCIVQDINHSVLDGTSFVDGYPRSIIRGCSYKGIGNDCSSEGQIESCNKTCSVDGCNQGNGGTFQASFSYSLSVVVSLVSFVCRHY